CGAAAACGTGACACAGGCTACCAGCCTATGCTACGAAAGCGTGCCACTATAAACACCCAAAACCTATTCGGCGGCAACTTGGGATATGTTACCAGAAACCGTCACCAGATTTAAAGTAAAAAAAGGAAAGCAGAAATTAAACATGAAAATGAAAAGAATCGTAATATTCGCATTTGCTTTAGCAAGCATTGCTTTGACTGTCGGACTTTTGAGTTGTGGTAGAGTCGTCTCGGTAGTATCTAATGGCGAAATGCCTCAGATGATGAGCGAAGAGATTCCCATCGGTGTTGTTGTAGCACTGACAGGACAGCACGCCGAACCGTATGGGTTTCCTATGCAACGCGGTTTTGAATTGGCACGCGAAGAGATTAACAGCCGTGGTGGTGTGAATCTCACGTTTATCACTGTGGACGATCATAGCACCCCGGAGGGTGCGAAGGCAGCCGTACAACATCTGGTTGATCAAGGTGTCCCTGCTATAGTCGGGCTTGCTATCTCGACGCACCTTAAAGCGGCTGCTCCAATTGCGCAGGAAAATCGGGTCATCGCTTTCAGTTCGGTTTCCTCCGCTGCAGGTTTGAGCGGGATTGGAAATTTTATTTTTCGCACCAGCCTTGCCACAAATATAAGCATTCCGAGTGGGGTAATGGTGACGCAGCAGAAACTCGGCTATCAAAAAGTCGCGACGATCTATGATGAGATTGATGTCTACGCCAGAAGTAGCAACGAAGTGTTAGAGACAGTACTTGCGGCAAACGGGGTTGAGATACTCACGCAGGAAACCTTTAAAACCGGCGATACCGATTTTTCTCAGCAATTAATGAATATAATGGCGGTGGAGCCGGATGCGCTCTTTATCTCCGCCCTCTCACAAGAAATAGCGCAGATTGTTGGACAAACATCCGAGGTAGGTTTTCCAGATACGCTTCGCGTAATTGCGCCTGATTTAACCATGGATGAAGTCCAAAAGGCGGGCGATGGTGCTGAAGGGACGATAGGTTTTATCGGATGGTCTACTACATCTGATGCCCCCGGAAACCAAACCTTTATTGAGAATTATCGGGCGAAATACGGTATTGAACCTGAACCGTGGGCGGCACAATCGTATGTGACGCTCCATGTTCTCGCCAATGCGATTAAGATAGCACAATCGGCGGATTCGACCGCCATTCGGGACGCGCTTGCAGAGACGAAGGATTTCTCCACGATTTTAGGCGACTTCTCTTTTAACCCTGACGGAGATGCCCTGTATGACCAGATTGTTCTGGTTGTTAAGGATGGAGAATTTCAGGTGCTTGAATGATCTTCAGCGTTGAGTCAAGATATAGCAATCGCGAGTAAAACTCGCTCCTACAAGATCAACCAGAGAGAAATCGCGAGTAAAACTCGCTCCTACAAGATAATCCGCCGACAGCGTGGCATCGAGACGCGCGCTAAATACTTTCTACCCATTATCTTCTCTTGAATTGGCTCCACATTGTGGTTAATTTGACTTCTGGGGTGACGTTTAGTCCGGAGATGGTGAAGGTATCTGCCCATGCCTCGCCGACCCACTGGTTTGCGATATTAAGACCTTCCATGACAAAACCGAGAATCTCAATTTTATCAAAGTTCACGTCTTGGAATGCGGTGCGGAATTCGCCGTCCGCAAACAGCAGAAAATATCCCGAATGAAAGTACAATTCCATCTCTGTGAGGACATCCGTCTCCCAGCGGATGCGTGGCTCTCTGGAGAGTCGGTATCGGAAGGGTTGACTGCTCCCTTTGCCATCAAAACGGCGTGCTCTGATTTCATCGGGGAAAAAGACGTAAAAGAAGGGATCTTCGCCGGGTGTATCGGCAAAATGCCGTCCGACACAAAACCCGAAACGCGTTTTGTCGCCGCCGAAATCCGTTATCTTGATTACAAAATCTCTGTAGGGTGCTGGAATTGCGGTGAATTGGTAGAGTTCGTATTGCACGTTCCAATCGCGGTTCACCTCTGCGCGTAGAAATCCGTCGTTTATTTTCCAGACAGCATCGTTTCCGACGATGTTCCACGCTTGCGGGTTTTCGGTATCGAAATCGTCGTGCCAGACCTCGGCGGATACGGAGAGGGTGCAGCTGACGAATATGTAGAGGAGTATGAAGGTGCTTAGGTTTTTGTGTGGCATAGAAAGATATTTTGGTTAAGCGAGATTGGAAACCTCGCTAGCGAAGATGGCTCAATCGGGCGACGGGCGATGAATCGCCCTACTACAAACCCGCATACTACGACGGGCGATGAATCGCCCTACTACGAACCGATGTGTTGACGAGGTTCCCGTTATATGGCTTAAGGTGTCAGTCCTGTTCCAAAGCGCACCTACCGGACCTGGTGATGCACAGATTAATTGATTTTTATGCAGTCGTACCAGCGTTGTGTTTTCTTTCCTCTTCGGCTCAAGACCCCGGGTTTGCGTTCGACAGGGGGTCCGAAGTCTCCGTCGTTCTGTTTCAAAACGTCCCAATCGGGTGGGAACCAAGTTCTGAGGGTTTTACAGTTAACTTCAAGGGGTTCACCTTCCCATCCGCCGACTTTGTAATACATCGGGCAGACCCATCGTTCCACGCCGCGTGCATAGCGTCGCCACCCGATGACGAAGGTTTGGGCGTGGATAATATCGCCGTCGCGCCAGTGTCGCTCAACGCCGCTCCATGGGTAGCCTGTTGTGCCGCCACCGACACTAATTTCACTCCATCCCAAATCGTCGCGGAGGGTAATGTAGGAGTAGTTTGTGCCCCAGGGTGTGTCGTCTGTAGCAAAACGCCACTGCTGTCCGCGGTACCAATGGAGGGCACCTCGGATACTTGAACGGGAGACCGCTGCACTCTCAATGGTTTCTACGATGTCAAATTGCCCTCTATTGTTGTAAAGGTTATGGACCCCTTCGCAGAGCGTGAGGGAGTTAAGCTCAGGTCCGAACCATTTTCCGTTTACACCGGGGGTTCTATAGTAGGCACCTGAACTGGCGGGTTGGGCGCGCTCACCGGGATTCAAGCGTGCTCTGGCGTAAGTGCTCCAAAACCCGATGGCGAGGACTGTTATGAGTAAAAGTGCGTTGAAGATGAGGTCTAAATTTTTTCGGAGCATTTATTAATAGTTATCAGTTGTCAGTAAGATAGTGATTAGCCGTCAGCGATCAGCGGTCAGAACTGGTTTTCAGATGTGCCCATGTTGTTGCTAATTTTCGTATGGGTGAAACTGCGAGTCCGTCAATTGTAAAAGTGTCTACCCATGCGGTGCCGACATTGAGGTCTTCCGTGACAAATCCAGCAAGCACAAAAGCGATGGTATCAATGTGATCGAAGTTTGCGTCGGTAAAGTCGATACGGGATTCGCCATCAGCGGAGAGTTGGAATCTGCCGTCATTAAAGTGTAATTCCATCTGTTGGAGTTCGTCGGTATTCCAACGCTGTCCGGGTTCGATGAATAGGTTGTCGTCTCTTGATGTATACATATCGTTTGTGAAAAAGAGGTAGTAGCCGTGTTCTTCTATTTCAGTCACAGGATCATAGAAATGCTTTGCGAGAGCGATGCCGAATCTGGCATGCGTTGCGCCGACGGTTTCGAGCGTAATCGTAAAGCCGTTATAGGGGCCTGGGTAAGCGATGAATTGGTAGCGTTCAAATATCATGCTCCACTGTTCTCGCGCTTGAATTTTTGTCTTTAAAAACCCGTCCTCAACCGTCCAGACGGAATCGTTTCCGGTGTGCTGCCAATCCGCTTTTGCTTCTTGGTCAAAATGGTCTTCCCAAAGGACGGCATCCGCGCGCCACGGTGGCAGAAAAAAGACGCAAATGATTATGATTGCTATTAGAATGTGTGCGATGTTTTTCATAAGGTCTTTAGTTTTCATAAGGTCTTTAGAAAGAGTGAACGGCACGCGGAGCGTGCCTACTACTTTGCAAAAGGGGTACCGTCTCGTTTTCCCAGATAGATACGGCATGCAGTGTTAGGAGCCGGAATTGTGATCTGTTTGTGAATGCGCGTCCGTTGATAACGTTCTGTGGTATCCTCAAATACCGCGCGAACAGCACGGATGTGTAGTTGATAGTGCGTTTCGGTAAGATTCCGGAACTTAAACTTGCCGTGCGCGTCTGTCTCTACCTCAAATCGATCCAGTGTCATTGACATATCGGACGGATGCAATTCCCAGGGATACCACGCCCGCGAAACAACAGCATTGCGGACAGGTTCGCCAGTATCCGCCCAGAGCACTTGACCCTGCAGCGTTGCAGTGGGTCGATCCGCTATGATAAGGAGCTCTTCAGGATTCGTTGATGCGTCCACATCAATACGTGTTGCCGAGATACCGTCTCCGCTGATATAGAGGGTGTATTCTTCTGCAAACAGTCCGTCAATGTGGAAAGCGGATTCTGTTACAGGAAAATATCTTGATAAGAGCGGTTTATGTAACGCCAGCGGATTCAGGCTCGGTTCGATCTGTGTATCCAGGGGCTGTGTATCGGCGTGGAACACTCTTACGGTGAACTGTGCATCCGCGGGGAGTGCCTCTGGCAGGATAACGCGTCCTTTAACGGTAACTCCTTTTTCAAGTCGAACAACCGACGGCATCTTTTCGATATCCACGTTCTCGTAGATTCTGGAAAAGTAGCCCCTCTTGCTTATCTCAAGCGATAGAAACTGCGATTTGGTTTCTACGACTTGCATCTGAAAGTTGCCAGCGTCGTCTGTCTGCGCTGCTGCGAGAATAGCACTGTGTCCGTGTGGTGTTTCGGCGTGGCGCGTTGCGTAAATCAACGCGTTTGCTATCGGATGTGCCCGTCCGTCAACAACTGTCCCGCGTAATGTCTCCAGTTTCGGTAAGCGAATAGAAACCTCTGCTTGTTTTTCTGGGTTAATAGATTCTACGTAGGCTATAATAACATCGTTTCGGGAAATTGTCAAGGTGTACGCAATCGGATAGAGTTCAGCGAAGTGGAAATTGCCCGTGGTGTCAGTTTTCGCTCCGTGTTCAATTGGTGCGGCGGCACGAAAGAAGTCCGCCGACTTGGCGTGCATTTTTAGGTTCACGATAAGTCCAGCGAGATTCTTTTCTCCAGAAATACTGCCTTTCAGGGATAACGTGTGTTTCAGTGCGATTTTTCCTAAATCATATTTCCTTTTTCCGGGGGACATCTCCTGCCGCAAGCGTTTCGCCTGATACTTCGGATGAAGTGCCATGAGTGAGAAGGCGTAGTAGGTCTGTGGGTCATTCGGGATCGTTAGTGAAAAAGTGCCATTAGCACGGGTTGCTGTTGCGTGCTCAAAATCTCGGTCGGGATAGACACTTGCGATCTTTTCAGCATCGGCACGGACAAGGACATCGGGAATCGGTTGCCCGTTTTCGGCATCAACGCATGTGCCGTGGAGGGATGCGCCGTCTGGTGTTTGGCAGATGCCAACGGCGGTAGTAAAAAAGAGCAGTAGCAAAATCAAATAGATAGTATTATTCATACAATATATTCGCTTGAAGGGTTTGATGAACAATTGTAGCATGAAATGGGGAAAAATGGTAATTAGTTGTCAGTTATCAGTTATCAGTTGTCGGTAAAGAGTCCCCTCGTATAGGCGCGCGTTATCTTAATAGCAAATTACAGCATGGTTCCTTTTTTGATGTAACCTTTTTTTGGGATTTGCATTCTTAACTTATGATGAAGTTCCAAAATCGGGGTTACAAACCCTTCTGACAGTGTTGACCTCAACAGAGGATGTAATGGCAATGGATGAGTCACGCGACGAAGAATTGGTGTATCAAAGTTTAGACGATGAGAATGCGGATGCTTTTGAAATCCTCTATCACCGCTATGAGATGTCGCTTCTGAATTTTTTCTACAGACGCGTTGGGAGCTGGGAAACCGCGCAAGATCTGATGCAAGAGACGTTTATCAGAGTGCACAAACACCTCGGAACCCTGCGGGATCGTAAAAAGTTTTCAAGTTGGATGTTTAGCATCGCGAAACAACTCATTGCCACACACATCCGAGAGAGTCGGAGAAGCGTTGAGACGGATCCAGTTGATGAAATCTTTGAAACCTACACAATAGCACCTGCGCACCGCTCGCCTATAGCGTCAATAATTGCCGAAGAGCAATTAGAAATCGTCCGTATGTTGGCGCAGCGGCTGCCGGAGTCAGAGCGTAGGGCGTTTGAATTAAGACTTGATAACATGACGCTTGAAGAAATCGCGAAAACATTAGACATTAGTTCATCGGCGACAAAGGTGCGGTTGCATCGGGCAAAACAGAAGTTAGTTGCTTGGATGAAATCGGAGTATCCGGACGAATTCAATCATATACTCGGTGATAAAAGTTAGCCGTCATAAAATATCGAAAAAATTTGATTTTTATATGTAACCTTTTCTACGGATTTGCATTCTTAATTCACAAAAGGAGAATCCAACATGACACCGACGGATGTCAAGGAACTGCTGAAGCGATTACTTGTGGAGGAAAGTTTTCCAATTGACATAGTAGATATGGCATCCTTGCAAGATTTAGAGGCAAAGTATTCTACGACAGAGGCGCGTATTAAGGATGTTATTAACCAATGGAACAAGGACGGTAAAATCCATGTGCTTCCGCCTGGCCGCCCCGATATTATGGAATTCTATACGAAAACCGATGCGTCTTCACCTGCGAAAGAATTGCTGGACTTCTTAGCGATAGAAGCATTTATTGAATCTATCATAGCGGAACAGTCGCTACCGATCCGTTTCAGGGACGGGGGTTTCCGGTTGATTACATTTGCAGTGGATGACCCGACGCAGTACCCAGTTAAAATCCTCCACGGCGGCTTTCGGTTAGGAAAAAGAACAGGTACTGAGGTCCAACTCCCGCAACTTGAGAAGGTTGTAAACCGATTTGAGGTATTACTCAAAGAGAAGGGGGTCAAGGCAAAAATGTTCCATCGAGGCTTCCAACTCGAAAAAGATGCGGAAACTGAAATACCGCTTTCAACAGTGAAAAAACTTGCTGAACAGATAGATACAACCTTTGGGATTAATTATGTGCTGAATGCTTATGAATATGCGAACCCTGAAAAAGCCTCGGATACGAGTTGGACGAGTGCAAGTATTTGCGTCTCTCTGTGGCGTTTTCCGCGGCGTTAAATTGCAAAACGGACAAAAAATTTGATTTAGAGAAAGGAGAAAACTCATGCGTCCAAATGATGTCAAAGAACTATTAGACGCTTTAATTGCTGAACTCAAACTGCCTCTTATTGCTTCCGATAAAGGTCCATTAGTGGTTAGTGAGAAGTCGGACCGTTCAACGCAGTCGAGGATAGAGCGAGTCGTAGAGCAATGGATGAATGAATACAATCTAAGTTACGGTATCTACGTAGGTAGATCAGCCTCTGAGAGGGATGAAGCAACGACTCGACTCGCCTTAGAGACGAACCGTGCCCCGGAAATCAAGGAAATTCTAAAGTCATTAGTGGCGGAACAATCACTCCCTCTGAACGTTGTTGATTGGGGTTTTCGACTGGAAATCCTCGCGGATGAAGGGGTGGACTATCGCTACGACGATATGATACACCTGGAAACATTGTTGGAACAGGAGGGCTTAGATGTCCCCGTACGCCATAGCGGTTTTAATCTATGGCAGGAAGATCGTACTGACCTCGAGTTCTCACAGTTTCAGGCGCTGGCGAATCGCCTCGCAGCTGCCTTAGCAGGATATGGATTACACGTGAAATTGCTTCACAAAGGCTTTGAACTACAGAAGAACGCAGACGACGAGGTGGCTATCGCAGAGGCGAAGGAGCTCACTTACCGATTAGAAAACATGGTAGGCATCCGCTATGTCCAAGGTGGTCATAGGTATTCAAACGATGCGCTGAACCCTGAGATTCATTGGACATCTGCCGACGTGACGACTGCCCTGCCGTTTTAGAGTAAAGTCCGCAAATAAGTTTACACTCCACGATAGTATTGCCCGCTCACACGATAGTATTGCCCGCTCGTAGGACTGGGCGACCCAGCCCCTACGGCCCGAGTGTGCAAATCATAAAGTAATGGATTGGCATGCCCCCCGATACACACGACTTGGAACTTAGGACACGCTGCCTATCCGATCAAAACACAAAAAGGAGAAAAAATGACGTACGTAATTTGTGAACCCTGCATCGACGTAAAAGACAGCGCGTGTGTTGATGTCTGTCCGGTGGATTGTATTCATCCGCATCCGACAGGTGCAGCCGATGAATTTGCGGAAGTTAACCAACTCTACATTGATCCTGAAGAGTGCATCGATTGTGGTATATGTGAACCGGAATGCCCGGTTGAGGCGATCTTTATAGAGGATGAAGTCCCTGAAGAGTGGGAAGATTTCATAGACATTAACGCAGCGTATTTCGAGTAAGAAAAAGGACAGGACTTACGCAAATTGAACATAGATTTAACCCCCTAAATCCCCCTTATCAGGGAGACTTTAAAAAGATAAAAGACAAGCCCCGCGAAAACCGGGGCTTGTCTTTTTTGCTTGCTCTATTTTGCGTTAGAATACCCCCGACGAGATTTGAACTCGTGTCGCCGCCGTGAAAGGGCGGTGTCCTTGGCCAGGCTAGACGACGGGGGCAACAGAATGTGAGCCGTACAGGGATCGAACCTGTGACCACCTGATTAAAAGTCAGATGCTCTACCAGCTGAGCTAACGGCTCGGAGTCATCACAAATTTTAATGATACCATACTTTTAGGTGGATGTCAAATTAAAACGAAAATTTTTTAGTAGAAGGCGTTGGGTTTCACTCAATCTCTCTTTAATGTAGATCATAAGGAGATTGGTGTATGCTCTTTAAGTTTCAAGGGTCTTGATGGAATCCGTTCAACCCAACCTACAAGACTATTCAACCTATTTTACAAAATTTATCAGTTACCAGAGGGGTTGTCCTAACTGTACAATTTGATCTCTATCGGGTCCAATAGAGATAATCGGGATCGGGACGTTGAGGTAATCGGAGACATAAGCGACATAGTCTTTGGTGCGTTGCGGAATATCCGCTGCGGTGCGTGCTTCGGTTAAAGGTTGTTCCCATCCGGGCAGCGTTTCATAGACCGGTTCGCACTCTTCTAACACTTGTAGGCTACTCGGGAAACGGGTGGTTTCTTGTCCTTTATAGCGGTAAGCGACACAAACCTGCAAATCGGTGAGTGTATCAAATACATCGAGTTTCGTCATTGCGATAGCGGTGAGTCCGTTAATTTGCGTTGCATATCGGAGTGCGACGAGATCAAGCCACCCGCAGCGTCTGGGACGTTGCGTCGTAGCACCGTATTCTTTTCCGATTTGCCGAATCTCTTCGTCCAAGTCGGGTGGCATCTCCGTAGGGAAGGGTCCACCGCCGACGCGCGTTACGTAGGCTTTGGAGACCCCCAACACCTCTTGAATCGCTTTGGGTCCGATGCCGAGTCCGGTACAAACGGCACCTGCGGTGCAGTTAGAGGATGTGACGTAGGGATATGTTCCAAAATCTATATCCAGCATTGTTCCCTGTGCGCCTTCAAAGAGAATCCGTTTTTCAGTCGCAAGTGCCTCATGCATGAATGCGACGGTATCGGTCACATAAGGCGTAATCCGCTGTGCGTAGGCGTAGTAGGTTTCGAGAAGGACGTGTCGATCGGGGCCGCCTATCTGGAGTGCTTCGGCTTTGGTTTCGAGGTTGTAATCCAATTTCTTTTGGAACTGGTCAAACTCAAGGAGATCGCCGACGCGAATGCCAGCATGTCGGTTCATCTTATCGGAGTAGGTGGGTCCAATACCGCGCGAGGTGGTGCCGATTTTGGTAGCACTTCCCATCTGTTCCCACTGCTCAACCGCCTTATGGTAGGGGAGAATAAGGTGGGCGCGGTCGCTGATTTTCAAGTTATCACTGCTGACCTCAATACCCTGTGCCTGCAACCGGTCAATTTCACCGAAGAGCGTCTCCAGATTGATGACGACTCCGTTGCCGATAACGTTCACGGTGTCGGGTCTGAGGATACCCGATGGGATGAGATGAAGAATAAAGGTCTGATCACCGAGAACGATGGTATGCCCAGCATTATCGCCGCCCTGATAGCGTGCGACGACATCCGCATCTCCGGCAAAGACATCGGTCAGTTTACCTTTACTCTCATCGCCCCACTGTGCACCTAAGATGACAATGTTTGACATACAAAACCTCTTGCTACTCACAAAGACGTGTAGACGCGGTATTCGGCCGCGTTCGTGCTACGCGTTCCGCGTGCCTTTTACGTTATGATAAAATCCGTGATTAGGGGGAACGCTGTTGGTGGGTTTCAATATCCGCCCAACGGTGAAATGTGCGAGGGAGCCGACAATTCTAACGCTTAGAGAATTGAAAGCGTGCGCGTGCGCCTTTTTGCCCGTATTTCTTCCGCTCGACCATTCTCGGATCGCGAGTCAAAAACCCTGCTTTTTTCAGGGAAGACTTCAAGGATTCATCAGCTTTAACGAGTGCGCGTGCGAGTCCGTGTGAAATCGCGCCAGCCTGCCCGGTATGCCCGCCACCTTTGACGTTGACGAGTACAGCAAACTCACCGCTTTTCTCAACATGCTCGATCGGGCGTTGCGCTGCCTGCCAGTGGTCGGCACGTTGGAAGTATTCCTGAATCGGTTTCTTATTGACGATAATCCCAGCTTCACCACCGGGGATAATACGGACCCGCGCCACTGAGGTTTTACGTCGACCGGTTCCCCAGAATTGTTCAATAGCCATACTGCTCATACTCTCCAAAATCAATCGGGGTTACAAACCCCTCCTACCATTTATGAGGTAGTCAATCGGGGTTACAAACCCCTCCTACCATTTATGAGGTAGGTTGTAGGCACGCTCTGCGAAGGCGGCACCTCAACTGAATTAAAACGTTAAGACTTCCGGTTCCTGTGCTTGATGCGGGTGAGACGGTCCAGTGTAAACTTTGAGTCCCTTCATTAATTGCCTGCCGAGGCTATTCTTGGGGAGCATGCCCTTGACGGCATCCATGATAATCGCCTCTGGCTTGAGTTTCATCTGCTCATTGAAGGTTCGGTATTTATCACCACCCGGGTAGCCGCTATGCCTAAAATAGGTTTTCTGCTCACGCTTGTTTCCCGTGACGTGTACCTTCTCTGCATTCACAACAGCAACGCGAAAACCTAAATCGGCGTGGGGCGTAAACCGCGGGTCATTTTTTCCGCGCAGTACTTGTGCGATGCCGGATGCTAAACGCCCGAGTACCTGCCCCTCCGCGTCTACCACATACCATTTAATGTCTTTACCCGTTTTCGGAAAATAGGTTTTCGTTTTCAGTACCATGATTTCCTATCCCTTTACTAATAACCAAACTTTTTGTAGTCTCTTGTTCGCATGCACTGCTCTCAATAGCATGTGTATAATTGCAAACACAACCGCATAATATTATATCATGAAAGATGGCATTTGTCAAATTTTTGTTAGTCGTCAGCCATCAGCAGTCGGTTATCAGCAATCAGTTGTCAATAAGCGAGGTTCCATGTAGATTAAAACTTGAGAACAATTAATCCACGGGCATTGCGTGGGTTGGGATTTCGATGCCTTGTTCGCTCCAAAATTTGTATGCCCCGCGATGTAATGGAATTACAAACGCCTTTGATCCGTTTTCTATTGTCATATCTGCTGCTGCTTGGTTTACGAGCAGCATTGCCTGATGCCCTTCCGGTGCGTAAACGTGTTTTAGGATGGTATAGATCGTCTTCTCGCTGACATCCTTGTGTGCGATGAGTAGCGTTGGCATCAAAATAGTTTTTACAGGTTTAACTTTGCCTTCATACGCGCCTTCAGGCAAAGAGCCAGAGAGGTAGAACGGGTATTTCTCGTAGAAACCGTACTTCTTAGCAGGTGTGTCAAGGTCCAACATCCGGATGGATTTAATCGTTGTCAACTCAATGACGGCACTATTTGGCACACTGACAAGCCACTGGAATCCATCGACTTGTCCGTTTTGAAGTGCCTCGGCGGCTGCAGTGCCGCCCTTGTAAATCGGTGTGAACTCGCCCCAGATACCCGCCAATTTCGATAACCGCTCCAACGTCTGTGCGGTGCCGGAGCCGCTCGCGCCTACGGCGATTTTCCTGCCAACGATGTCCTCAAACTGATGAACATCACTGTTCGCTAAGGTTGAGAACTGGTCATAGGCGACAAAGAGCAGGGTTACCACGCGGATATTGGTTTTGGGTCCCTCTTCTGCGAAAATATCTTTGCCGTGATAGCCGAGATAACTTTCAGCGGCAAAAACGACACCGAGGGCTTCCGGGTCTTCGTTGACACGCCGCGTATTTTCGACAGAACCTGCGGAGCCGTCAACAGATATTTTCAGATGTGGTTCGTGTTTCGTGACGACTTGACGCACGCCTCCGGCGAACTGCGAAAAACTACCACCGATGGTGCCTCCGAGAATTGAGAGCCATTCCTTTTCCTGAGAAGCCGTGTTATCTGTTTTCGGTTTTTCAGCCGATTGTTTATCGCTACAACCACAGAAAACAACGGATGCAATCAGTACAAGGCATATAGATATATGTAACACGAGTCGCCACCTATTTACAGACATAGCACCCCTCTGGGGTGCGACTGTTTGAACATACCGTTTTCTATAGACATAGCACCCCTCTGGGGTGAGGAAAGTGCCTGAAAGTCCTCTTTGAAACGTCCAAAACCTGAGAGTAGCAACTTGGGTTATATGTAATAAGACGCGGGACACGAATTTATTCATTGTAAACATAGAATTTCCTTTTTCGTTTGTATATTGTATAGCCAGTTTTGGCTTGTAGATGGTGCGCATTAACTCATAGAAATGATACCAAATGTTTTGAGACATTTCAAGTCTTTTGTAGAGAGACAAGTTTTCGGATGTTACGGCACGCGGAGCGTGCCTACTACTTTGCAGTTAAATTTCCTTGATAAATGTTCAAACAATTGTTAGACTATAACCGTGAAGGTGAGTAAACGAAAAGGAGGCAAAAATACAGTGAAACGCTTCTTCTCATATCTATTGCTGGTAGGATTCAGTTTAGGTTTTATCATTAGTACTGCTGCCGTTAGCGAAGCAGCACCGAA
This genomic window from Candidatus Poribacteria bacterium contains:
- a CDS encoding RNA polymerase sigma factor, with the translated sequence MDESRDEELVYQSLDDENADAFEILYHRYEMSLLNFFYRRVGSWETAQDLMQETFIRVHKHLGTLRDRKKFSSWMFSIAKQLIATHIRESRRSVETDPVDEIFETYTIAPAHRSPIASIIAEEQLEIVRMLAQRLPESERRAFELRLDNMTLEEIAKTLDISSSATKVRLHRAKQKLVAWMKSEYPDEFNHILGDKS
- the rpsI gene encoding 30S ribosomal protein S9; amino-acid sequence: MAIEQFWGTGRRKTSVARVRIIPGGEAGIIVNKKPIQEYFQRADHWQAAQRPIEHVEKSGEFAVLVNVKGGGHTGQAGAISHGLARALVKADESLKSSLKKAGFLTRDPRMVERKKYGQKGARARFQFSKR
- a CDS encoding TAXI family TRAP transporter solute-binding subunit, with the protein product MLHISICLVLIASVVFCGCSDKQSAEKPKTDNTASQEKEWLSILGGTIGGSFSQFAGGVRQVVTKHEPHLKISVDGSAGSVENTRRVNEDPEALGVVFAAESYLGYHGKDIFAEEGPKTNIRVVTLLFVAYDQFSTLANSDVHQFEDIVGRKIAVGASGSGTAQTLERLSKLAGIWGEFTPIYKGGTAAAEALQNGQVDGFQWLVSVPNSAVIELTTIKSIRMLDLDTPAKKYGFYEKYPFYLSGSLPEGAYEGKVKPVKTILMPTLLIAHKDVSEKTIYTILKHVYAPEGHQAMLLVNQAAADMTIENGSKAFVIPLHRGAYKFWSEQGIEIPTHAMPVD
- a CDS encoding 4Fe-4S binding protein, with the protein product MTYVICEPCIDVKDSACVDVCPVDCIHPHPTGAADEFAEVNQLYIDPEECIDCGICEPECPVEAIFIEDEVPEEWEDFIDINAAYFE
- the rplM gene encoding 50S ribosomal protein L13; this translates as MVLKTKTYFPKTGKDIKWYVVDAEGQVLGRLASGIAQVLRGKNDPRFTPHADLGFRVAVVNAEKVHVTGNKREQKTYFRHSGYPGGDKYRTFNEQMKLKPEAIIMDAVKGMLPKNSLGRQLMKGLKVYTGPSHPHQAQEPEVLTF
- a CDS encoding carboxypeptidase regulatory-like domain-containing protein yields the protein MNNTIYLILLLLFFTTAVGICQTPDGASLHGTCVDAENGQPIPDVLVRADAEKIASVYPDRDFEHATATRANGTFSLTIPNDPQTYYAFSLMALHPKYQAKRLRQEMSPGKRKYDLGKIALKHTLSLKGSISGEKNLAGLIVNLKMHAKSADFFRAAAPIEHGAKTDTTGNFHFAELYPIAYTLTISRNDVIIAYVESINPEKQAEVSIRLPKLETLRGTVVDGRAHPIANALIYATRHAETPHGHSAILAAAQTDDAGNFQMQVVETKSQFLSLEISKRGYFSRIYENVDIEKMPSVVRLEKGVTVKGRVILPEALPADAQFTVRVFHADTQPLDTQIEPSLNPLALHKPLLSRYFPVTESAFHIDGLFAEEYTLYISGDGISATRIDVDASTNPEELLIIADRPTATLQGQVLWADTGEPVRNAVVSRAWYPWELHPSDMSMTLDRFEVETDAHGKFKFRNLTETHYQLHIRAVRAVFEDTTERYQRTRIHKQITIPAPNTACRIYLGKRDGTPFAK
- a CDS encoding ABC transporter substrate-binding protein, whose amino-acid sequence is MKMKRIVIFAFALASIALTVGLLSCGRVVSVVSNGEMPQMMSEEIPIGVVVALTGQHAEPYGFPMQRGFELAREEINSRGGVNLTFITVDDHSTPEGAKAAVQHLVDQGVPAIVGLAISTHLKAAAPIAQENRVIAFSSVSSAAGLSGIGNFIFRTSLATNISIPSGVMVTQQKLGYQKVATIYDEIDVYARSSNEVLETVLAANGVEILTQETFKTGDTDFSQQLMNIMAVEPDALFISALSQEIAQIVGQTSEVGFPDTLRVIAPDLTMDEVQKAGDGAEGTIGFIGWSTTSDAPGNQTFIENYRAKYGIEPEPWAAQSYVTLHVLANAIKIAQSADSTAIRDALAETKDFSTILGDFSFNPDGDALYDQIVLVVKDGEFQVLE
- a CDS encoding adenylosuccinate synthase, with product MSNIVILGAQWGDESKGKLTDVFAGDADVVARYQGGDNAGHTIVLGDQTFILHLIPSGILRPDTVNVIGNGVVINLETLFGEIDRLQAQGIEVSSDNLKISDRAHLILPYHKAVEQWEQMGSATKIGTTSRGIGPTYSDKMNRHAGIRVGDLLEFDQFQKKLDYNLETKAEALQIGGPDRHVLLETYYAYAQRITPYVTDTVAFMHEALATEKRILFEGAQGTMLDIDFGTYPYVTSSNCTAGAVCTGLGIGPKAIQEVLGVSKAYVTRVGGGPFPTEMPPDLDEEIRQIGKEYGATTQRPRRCGWLDLVALRYATQINGLTAIAMTKLDVFDTLTDLQVCVAYRYKGQETTRFPSSLQVLEECEPVYETLPGWEQPLTEARTAADIPQRTKDYVAYVSDYLNVPIPIISIGPDRDQIVQLGQPLW